The Chitinophaga flava genome has a segment encoding these proteins:
- a CDS encoding S46 family peptidase codes for MLQRIVKPLVMAALLLLSQLTYATEGMWLPQLLSGLNEKEMKGMGMKINASDIYNINKGSLKDAIVSFGGFCTAEVISSQGLLLTNHHCGYDAIQKHSSLQNNFLENGFWAKTAAEELPNPGLFVSFIVRIDDVTKAALQDVKPGMSERERQSAIDKRINEIRQNAKKESWQETMVKPFFEGNQYFLFVTETYRDVRLVGAPPSSIGKFGSDTDNWVWPRHTGDFSMFRVYAGKDGRPAPYSQDNVPLTPKHFLPISMKGVKPNDFTMVLGFPGRTTEYLPSEAVKQTVQVLDAAKVEMRDAALKIMDGYMRKDEQIKIQYAAKYASTANAWKKWQGEMLGIKQSNGISKKQQYEATYRQLLNSNTTLKQQYAGVLDTLNALYRQIQPYAQTRDYYSELVKNAEIFTAADRLIDFLADVREKGEGQYESLRQQFLESMQSFYKNYNARVDHDVCASLLELYGKGVPKQYAGAEYAQLSAESNNDGRALADKIFNLSGLTSLDKLKAFVQQPYNAVVAQMWKDPATRMAMALRKGFVDNVSKPLADLQSNINRLQRTYMQSQMDVMGSKKRFYPDANSTLRVTYGKVDGYSPRDAIHYDFYTYLDGVMEKYVPGDYEFDVPAKLRDLYKNKDYGRYGVNGRMPVCFIASNHTTGGNSGSPALDANGHLIGLNFDRTWEGTMSDINYDPSICRNIMVDIRYVLFIVDKFAGCTRLVDEMKLVP; via the coding sequence ATGTTGCAACGAATCGTGAAGCCACTCGTGATGGCAGCACTCCTGCTGCTTTCCCAGCTGACTTATGCCACTGAAGGAATGTGGTTACCTCAATTGCTGTCCGGCCTTAATGAGAAAGAAATGAAGGGAATGGGGATGAAAATCAATGCCTCAGATATCTACAACATCAATAAGGGAAGCCTCAAAGACGCTATCGTTAGCTTTGGTGGCTTCTGTACCGCAGAAGTAATCTCTTCCCAGGGATTGCTGCTCACTAACCACCACTGCGGCTATGATGCTATCCAGAAGCATTCTTCTCTGCAGAATAACTTCCTTGAAAATGGTTTCTGGGCCAAAACTGCCGCGGAAGAACTGCCTAACCCAGGTCTTTTTGTCTCTTTTATCGTTCGGATCGATGATGTTACCAAAGCCGCCCTGCAGGACGTAAAACCTGGCATGAGTGAGCGTGAGCGTCAGTCAGCCATCGATAAACGTATCAACGAAATCAGACAGAATGCCAAAAAGGAATCCTGGCAGGAAACAATGGTGAAACCCTTCTTCGAAGGCAACCAGTATTTCCTCTTTGTCACCGAAACCTATCGCGATGTACGCCTGGTGGGTGCTCCTCCTTCTTCCATCGGTAAGTTCGGCTCTGATACAGACAACTGGGTATGGCCCCGTCATACCGGCGACTTCTCTATGTTCCGCGTATATGCCGGCAAAGATGGCCGCCCCGCTCCTTATTCTCAGGACAACGTGCCACTGACACCCAAACACTTCCTGCCTATCTCCATGAAAGGTGTGAAACCCAACGATTTTACCATGGTGCTGGGCTTCCCTGGCCGCACTACTGAATACCTGCCTTCTGAGGCCGTAAAACAGACCGTACAGGTGCTGGATGCTGCCAAAGTAGAAATGCGTGATGCCGCCCTTAAAATCATGGATGGCTATATGCGTAAAGACGAACAGATCAAAATTCAATACGCAGCCAAATACGCTTCTACCGCCAATGCCTGGAAAAAATGGCAGGGAGAGATGCTGGGTATCAAACAAAGCAATGGCATCAGCAAAAAACAACAGTACGAAGCTACCTACCGCCAGCTGCTTAATAGCAACACTACACTCAAACAACAATATGCCGGCGTGCTGGACACCCTCAATGCACTGTACCGCCAGATACAGCCTTACGCCCAGACACGCGATTACTACAGCGAACTGGTAAAAAATGCAGAGATTTTCACTGCAGCTGACCGCCTGATAGATTTCCTCGCCGACGTACGTGAGAAAGGAGAGGGGCAATATGAATCACTGCGTCAGCAGTTCCTGGAGTCTATGCAGTCGTTTTATAAAAACTACAATGCCCGGGTAGACCACGATGTATGTGCCAGCCTGCTGGAACTGTATGGTAAAGGTGTTCCCAAGCAATACGCCGGCGCTGAATATGCGCAGCTGTCCGCTGAAAGCAACAATGATGGCCGCGCTCTGGCTGATAAAATATTTAACCTGTCTGGTCTTACTTCTCTGGATAAACTCAAGGCTTTTGTGCAGCAACCATATAATGCTGTTGTAGCGCAGATGTGGAAAGATCCGGCCACCCGTATGGCTATGGCTTTACGCAAAGGTTTTGTAGACAATGTCAGCAAACCACTCGCCGATTTGCAGAGCAATATCAACCGTCTTCAGCGCACTTATATGCAATCGCAGATGGACGTAATGGGCAGTAAAAAACGTTTCTATCCGGATGCCAACAGTACGCTGCGCGTTACCTACGGTAAAGTAGACGGCTACAGCCCCCGCGATGCCATCCACTATGATTTTTATACTTACCTCGATGGTGTAATGGAAAAATATGTGCCCGGCGATTATGAATTTGATGTGCCGGCCAAACTCAGAGACCTGTACAAAAACAAAGACTATGGCCGTTATGGTGTTAACGGTAGAATGCCGGTATGTTTTATTGCCAGCAACCACACCACCGGCGGTAACTCCGGTAGCCCGGCTCTCGATGCCAATGGTCATCTGATTGGTCTCAACTTCGACCGTACCTGGGAAGGCACTATGAGTGACATCAACTATGACCCATCTATCTGCCGTAACATCATGGTGGATATCCGCTATGTACTGTTTATTGTAGACAAATTTGCAGGTTGCACCAGACTGGTAGATGAAATGAAATTAGTACCGTGA
- the lpdA gene encoding dihydrolipoyl dehydrogenase yields MAYDVIVIGSGPGGYVAAIRASQLGFKTAVVERESLGGICLNWGCIPTKALLKTAQVFEYTQHSKDYGITIGDAKVDFEAVIKRSRGVADKMSRGVQFLMKKNKIDVLMGDGKVKAKGQVEVTDKEGKATVYEAKHIILATGARARELPNLKIDGKNVIGYRQAMVLPQQPKSMIVVGSGAIGVEFAYFYATLGTKVTIVEFMPRIVPVEDEDISKELEKIYKKKGIEIMTNASVEAVEAAGNGVKAKVKTQTGEITLEADVVLSAVGIAANIENLGLETMGIKTDKGRVVVDKYYQTNVPGIYAIGDMVPGQALAHVASKEGIVCVEAIAYNEKKYAHKPETIDYMNIPGCTYCAPEIASVGYTEKAAKEAGYEVKVGKFPFSASGKASAAGATEGFVKVIFDAKYGEWLGTHMIGANVTEIIAETVVARKLETTYQEVLDAIHPHPTMSESVKDAIEVAYGEAIHL; encoded by the coding sequence ATGGCATACGACGTAATCGTAATTGGTAGTGGCCCTGGTGGATATGTGGCTGCTATCCGTGCTTCGCAGCTGGGATTTAAAACCGCGGTAGTGGAAAGAGAGAGCCTGGGTGGTATCTGTTTAAACTGGGGCTGTATTCCAACCAAAGCGTTATTAAAAACAGCACAGGTATTCGAATATACGCAGCATTCAAAAGACTACGGTATCACCATCGGAGATGCGAAAGTTGATTTTGAAGCTGTTATCAAGCGCAGTCGTGGTGTTGCTGATAAAATGAGCAGGGGCGTTCAGTTCCTGATGAAGAAAAATAAAATCGACGTCCTCATGGGCGACGGTAAAGTGAAAGCGAAAGGACAGGTGGAAGTTACCGACAAAGAAGGTAAAGCTACTGTATACGAAGCTAAACACATCATCCTGGCTACCGGTGCACGTGCCCGTGAGCTGCCTAACCTGAAGATCGATGGTAAAAATGTGATCGGCTACCGTCAGGCGATGGTACTGCCTCAGCAGCCTAAATCCATGATCGTGGTTGGTTCCGGCGCTATCGGCGTTGAGTTCGCTTACTTCTATGCTACCCTCGGTACTAAAGTAACTATCGTTGAGTTCATGCCACGTATCGTTCCGGTGGAAGATGAAGACATCTCCAAAGAACTGGAAAAAATATACAAGAAAAAAGGTATCGAAATCATGACTAACGCTTCTGTTGAAGCGGTAGAAGCTGCTGGTAACGGCGTGAAAGCAAAAGTGAAAACACAGACCGGTGAAATCACCCTGGAAGCAGACGTGGTTCTGAGCGCTGTAGGTATCGCTGCTAACATCGAAAACCTCGGCCTCGAAACAATGGGTATCAAAACCGACAAAGGCCGCGTAGTAGTAGATAAATACTACCAGACCAATGTTCCTGGTATCTACGCCATCGGTGACATGGTTCCTGGTCAGGCACTGGCTCACGTAGCTTCTAAAGAAGGTATCGTTTGCGTGGAAGCGATCGCTTACAACGAGAAAAAATACGCTCACAAACCTGAAACCATCGACTACATGAACATTCCGGGATGTACTTACTGCGCTCCTGAAATCGCTTCTGTAGGCTACACTGAAAAAGCTGCTAAAGAAGCAGGCTACGAAGTGAAAGTGGGTAAATTCCCATTCTCTGCTTCCGGTAAAGCTTCTGCCGCAGGCGCTACCGAAGGTTTCGTAAAAGTAATCTTCGACGCTAAATACGGCGAATGGTTAGGTACCCACATGATCGGTGCCAACGTAACTGAAATCATCGCTGAAACAGTTGTAGCACGCAAACTGGAAACTACTTACCAGGAAGTGCTGGATGCTATCCACCCGCACCCTACTATGAGCGAATCTGTAAAAGATGCGATCGAAGTAGCTTACGGCGAAGCAATCCACCTGTAA
- a CDS encoding sensor histidine kinase — MLHITGWAICMSFPLLFVRGQAWYNQVLAVLLSVVLSLAIEITCRRWRSSEHALHLKAGKAAAELSFLKSQLHPHFLFNTLNNIYSLAILQHEYTAPSILKLSNMMRYATTDTHRDFVLLQREIECIHDYIDLQQLRLSARTRVRLSVSGNPGFKCIAPMLLLPFLENAFRNGVSSQETSDIVIQLQTTEQGIHFYCSNKLFSQEVSSGETAEDISHTRERLQQLYPQRHLLHTAADNGIYTVKLDLYI, encoded by the coding sequence ATGTTGCATATAACCGGCTGGGCTATATGTATGAGCTTTCCGCTGCTCTTTGTCAGGGGGCAGGCCTGGTACAACCAGGTGCTGGCGGTGCTGTTGTCTGTTGTGTTGAGTCTTGCCATTGAAATCACCTGCCGGCGATGGCGCTCATCTGAGCATGCTTTACATCTCAAAGCCGGAAAAGCGGCGGCAGAGCTGTCATTTCTCAAATCACAGCTGCATCCGCACTTTCTGTTTAATACACTCAACAACATTTATTCACTAGCCATATTACAGCATGAATATACCGCACCCAGCATACTGAAGCTATCTAATATGATGCGGTATGCCACTACAGACACACATCGTGACTTTGTGTTATTACAGCGGGAAATAGAATGTATACATGATTATATAGACCTGCAGCAGCTGAGGCTTTCCGCCCGTACGCGGGTGAGGCTTTCCGTTTCGGGCAATCCGGGATTTAAATGTATTGCTCCGATGTTGTTGTTACCTTTTCTGGAAAATGCTTTCCGGAATGGTGTCAGCAGTCAGGAAACTTCTGACATTGTGATACAGCTTCAGACTACGGAGCAGGGCATCCACTTTTATTGCAGTAACAAACTTTTTTCGCAGGAAGTATCATCCGGTGAAACAGCCGAAGATATCAGCCATACACGGGAACGGTTGCAGCAACTGTATCCGCAGCGGCACCTGTTGCATACTGCAGCAGACAACGGCATATACACCGTGAAACTGGACCTCTATATTTAG
- a CDS encoding class I SAM-dependent methyltransferase yields MIYYNSCPLCGSSQIHEALSAKDYTVSKETFPIFHCGGCGGRFTQHVPDNANIGRYYQSEEYISHSETKQGLINRLYHSVRKITLRSKQNWVRSAARIKQGNLLDIGCGTGAFLHYMQTGGWTITGLEPDENARHNAQTLYNITPLPIDQLFTLPEKQYDAITMWHVLEHVHELHRYLDRIRQLLKPGGALLIAVPNYTSSDATHYGEYWAAYDVPRHLYHFSPDSMAQLLAQHNIKLIKKHPMVFDGFYVSLLSEKYKTGKSRLFAGFFHGFRSYRKGLKNVDRCSSIVYECNVD; encoded by the coding sequence TTGATCTATTACAATAGCTGTCCGCTTTGTGGTTCCTCACAAATACACGAAGCACTCTCCGCTAAAGACTATACTGTATCTAAAGAAACATTTCCCATATTTCATTGCGGAGGCTGTGGCGGCCGTTTTACTCAGCACGTGCCGGACAATGCCAACATAGGCCGGTATTATCAATCTGAAGAATACATCTCCCATTCTGAAACCAAACAAGGACTGATCAATCGCCTCTATCACAGTGTCCGTAAAATCACGTTGCGTTCCAAACAAAACTGGGTACGCTCTGCAGCCCGCATCAAACAGGGCAACCTGTTGGACATCGGCTGTGGTACCGGCGCTTTCCTTCATTATATGCAGACAGGCGGCTGGACCATTACCGGCCTCGAACCGGATGAAAATGCCCGCCATAATGCACAGACACTCTACAACATCACACCGCTTCCAATCGATCAGCTTTTCACGCTGCCGGAAAAACAATACGATGCTATCACCATGTGGCATGTGCTCGAACATGTTCATGAGCTGCACCGTTACCTGGACCGTATCCGTCAGCTGCTGAAACCCGGAGGCGCCTTGCTGATTGCAGTTCCCAACTACACCTCCTCCGATGCAACGCATTATGGTGAATACTGGGCTGCCTACGATGTGCCCCGCCATCTGTACCATTTCTCACCAGATTCCATGGCACAACTGCTGGCCCAGCACAACATCAAACTGATCAAAAAACACCCGATGGTATTTGACGGTTTTTATGTGAGTCTGCTGAGTGAAAAATATAAAACCGGTAAAAGCCGCCTCTTTGCTGGCTTCTTCCATGGCTTCCGATCTTACCGGAAAGGACTGAAAAACGTGGATAGGTGCAGTTCGATAGTATACGAATGCAACGTTGATTAA
- a CDS encoding S8 family serine peptidase — MKKIITKVLPILALLLSRYQPAAAQLRVAETTILQRYALDTLTALPTKVPLLVKFIKVPDEKTLARCGVIKALSGQHYIVQSLPLDSALLKKVQYSYIAGPNRKATDALLAKLESLRATDSITVQLSYTGEHFTSPLTTVVRTIATYRVAVVKVSKKDWPALISRTDIIAADIIQQPASEIIINTINPYVNRINVAQQQFPQVRGKSVTVSVKEDLFDTTDIDLVGRYVLSAGSSDINSPHATIMATLIAGAGNSGIKALGVAPAARLSSVGYGMLYPDDATYYRQFGITVQNHSYGSDTSNRYGAEAAAYDQHILEADTLVHVFSSGNAGASAARDGRYQGLPAYANLTGNYKHAKNVLVVGGTDANFQVSALSSRGPAYDGRIKPEVVAYGQDGTSGAAALTSGIVTLLQDAYRQQHGVAPSSALIKALLINSATLPAGVRPAYTHGYGSLHAAGALATLTAGHYRQGMVTTSSDAAFDIQVPPGLQQVKITLYWNDLPAAPNAAQALINDLDMQVVTADNKSWRPWVLNTFPSLDSLKKPAQRGIDSLNNTEQISIDQPAAGNLHISITKRRLATISQSFYIVYSFETQPSFAWQNPVAGAILLAAQQTPLQWETTYSGNGALSYSTDNGSTWNTIASQVPLQQPWNWVVPPLFSQVLLKLTLTDTSFVSPPCYISPQLTLNTGFNCSDTAQLYWNTLPSATGYQVYIYNQGVMKPYQLVKDSFLFIPKRTVSSVYYAVSPVAPAGWEGARSYAVDYTRQGVGCYVQTLLADKTTDNQVWLSLSLGSTYLLKNIYWERYSVTGWTRLGTQLVSNATNYNFMDSHPYEGIVQYRVALETVDGRIFYSDVAVVNILLQHDILVFPNPVISQLYILDAQPRSRQLVLIDMSGRTVMRRTLSDMQETVSMDRLPPGVYHCSIFLGNQRIYSGKIVKQ; from the coding sequence ATGAAAAAGATTATTACCAAAGTCTTGCCAATACTGGCACTACTGCTATCCCGCTATCAACCCGCCGCCGCCCAGCTAAGAGTGGCGGAAACAACGATACTACAACGCTATGCCCTTGATACTTTGACAGCACTCCCAACCAAGGTCCCACTGCTGGTAAAATTCATCAAGGTCCCGGACGAAAAAACCCTGGCCCGCTGTGGTGTTATCAAGGCCTTATCCGGCCAGCATTATATCGTACAGTCACTCCCGTTGGACAGTGCTCTCCTTAAAAAGGTGCAGTACAGTTATATCGCAGGGCCCAACCGGAAAGCTACCGATGCACTACTGGCAAAGCTGGAATCATTAAGGGCCACAGACAGTATTACAGTGCAGTTGTCTTACACAGGCGAACATTTTACCTCTCCCCTCACAACAGTGGTCCGTACCATTGCCACCTACCGGGTGGCGGTCGTAAAGGTGAGTAAAAAGGACTGGCCGGCGCTAATCAGTCGCACCGATATCATTGCGGCGGACATCATACAGCAACCGGCTTCTGAAATCATCATCAATACCATCAACCCTTATGTAAACCGTATTAACGTAGCGCAGCAACAGTTTCCACAGGTACGTGGAAAAAGTGTAACCGTTTCCGTTAAAGAAGATTTATTTGATACTACTGATATTGACCTTGTCGGAAGATATGTATTGTCTGCCGGCAGCTCCGATATTAATAGTCCTCATGCCACCATCATGGCCACACTGATTGCCGGTGCCGGCAACAGCGGTATCAAAGCGCTGGGTGTGGCACCCGCAGCCAGACTCAGTTCTGTTGGCTACGGCATGCTTTACCCCGACGATGCTACCTATTACCGGCAATTCGGGATCACAGTGCAGAACCATTCCTATGGCTCGGATACCAGTAACCGTTACGGAGCGGAGGCTGCAGCCTATGATCAGCATATACTGGAAGCTGATACGCTGGTACATGTATTTTCTTCCGGCAATGCGGGCGCTTCTGCAGCCAGAGATGGCCGCTACCAGGGCCTTCCCGCTTATGCTAATCTGACGGGCAACTATAAACACGCCAAAAATGTGCTTGTGGTGGGCGGTACCGACGCTAATTTCCAGGTGAGTGCATTATCTTCCAGAGGGCCGGCCTATGACGGAAGGATCAAACCGGAGGTAGTGGCCTATGGCCAGGACGGAACTTCCGGTGCAGCAGCGCTTACCAGCGGCATCGTTACGCTGTTGCAGGATGCCTACCGTCAGCAGCATGGAGTAGCTCCCTCATCTGCCCTCATCAAAGCTCTGCTGATCAACAGTGCTACATTACCAGCAGGTGTACGGCCCGCCTATACACACGGATACGGCAGTCTCCATGCGGCCGGAGCGCTGGCGACCCTTACCGCCGGACATTACCGGCAAGGGATGGTCACCACCAGCAGTGATGCAGCTTTCGATATACAGGTTCCTCCCGGTCTGCAGCAGGTAAAGATCACCCTCTACTGGAACGATCTCCCCGCCGCGCCCAACGCAGCACAGGCGCTTATTAACGATCTGGATATGCAGGTTGTTACCGCAGACAATAAAAGCTGGCGGCCCTGGGTACTCAATACCTTCCCTTCCCTTGACAGCCTGAAAAAGCCGGCCCAGAGAGGCATCGACAGTCTCAATAACACCGAACAGATCAGCATCGATCAACCAGCTGCCGGTAATCTGCATATCAGTATCACCAAACGCAGACTAGCTACCATCAGCCAGTCTTTCTATATCGTATACAGCTTCGAGACGCAGCCGTCTTTTGCCTGGCAGAACCCCGTGGCAGGCGCCATTCTGCTCGCAGCGCAACAAACACCTCTGCAATGGGAAACAACGTATAGTGGTAACGGTGCCCTCTCCTACAGCACCGACAACGGCTCCACCTGGAACACCATCGCATCGCAGGTACCGCTGCAACAGCCCTGGAACTGGGTAGTGCCACCACTTTTCAGTCAGGTGTTACTCAAACTAACGTTAACGGATACTTCATTTGTAAGCCCTCCCTGCTATATATCGCCACAGCTCACGCTGAACACAGGCTTTAACTGCAGCGACACCGCCCAGTTGTACTGGAACACCCTGCCCTCCGCCACCGGATACCAGGTGTATATCTACAATCAGGGTGTAATGAAACCTTATCAGCTGGTGAAGGACAGCTTCCTGTTTATTCCGAAAAGAACCGTCTCTTCGGTGTATTATGCAGTGAGTCCTGTTGCACCGGCAGGCTGGGAAGGCGCGCGGAGTTATGCAGTGGATTATACCCGACAGGGAGTGGGCTGTTATGTACAGACATTACTGGCCGACAAAACCACTGATAACCAGGTATGGCTGTCTTTATCCCTGGGCTCCACCTATCTGTTAAAAAATATTTACTGGGAAAGGTATTCGGTGACCGGCTGGACCCGGCTGGGTACGCAGCTTGTGAGTAACGCTACCAATTACAATTTTATGGACAGCCATCCCTATGAAGGTATTGTACAATACCGGGTGGCACTGGAAACTGTTGATGGCAGGATATTCTATTCGGATGTGGCAGTGGTGAACATCCTGTTGCAGCATGATATACTGGTGTTTCCCAACCCGGTTATCAGCCAGTTGTATATATTGGATGCCCAACCACGTAGCAGGCAGCTGGTGTTGATTGATATGAGTGGGCGGACCGTTATGCGGAGAACACTCAGCGATATGCAGGAAACCGTTAGTATGGACCGACTGCCTCCGGGTGTTTATCATTGCAGCATTTTCCTGGGCAACCAGCGCATTTATTCGGGGAAGATCGTCAAACAATAA
- a CDS encoding M57 family metalloprotease: MKKQILAVITCLAAGAMISSCNKNNTQQESQPNPVSDQVLAQIKANGFSTDNVRKTEDGYLVEGDILLTADQLNEKVSTPTLRIANNEQYRTNQLVTALPRVIKVKVSNLGTAFIAGADTAIARYNRLGLRITFQRITSGTANITIQGFNQGPSGGYITLGSSGFPTSSGSPYGTIKMNTNAAAYGSNPNVLYVGSVIQHEIGHCIGMRHTDYMDRSYSCGGSAVNEGASTVGAVQIPGTPSTPDANSWMLACSNGGNRTFNANDVIALNYLYH, encoded by the coding sequence ATGAAAAAACAAATCCTCGCCGTAATTACCTGTCTGGCCGCAGGTGCCATGATTTCTTCCTGTAACAAAAACAACACACAACAGGAATCCCAACCCAACCCCGTTTCTGACCAGGTGCTGGCACAAATTAAAGCCAATGGCTTTAGCACCGACAACGTTCGTAAAACAGAAGATGGTTACCTGGTAGAAGGTGACATCCTGCTCACTGCTGATCAATTGAATGAAAAAGTTAGTACTCCTACGCTTCGCATCGCTAATAACGAACAGTATCGCACCAACCAACTGGTGACAGCATTGCCCCGCGTGATCAAAGTAAAAGTATCTAATCTGGGTACTGCTTTCATCGCTGGTGCTGATACTGCCATTGCACGTTACAACAGACTGGGGCTGCGTATTACTTTCCAGCGCATTACCAGTGGTACCGCCAACATCACGATTCAGGGCTTTAACCAGGGCCCCAGCGGTGGTTACATTACATTGGGCTCTTCCGGTTTCCCTACCAGCAGTGGAAGTCCTTATGGCACCATTAAGATGAATACTAACGCAGCTGCTTACGGTTCTAACCCTAATGTGCTTTACGTAGGTTCTGTAATCCAGCATGAAATTGGTCACTGTATCGGTATGCGTCATACTGACTACATGGATCGTTCTTATAGCTGCGGCGGTTCTGCTGTAAACGAAGGCGCTTCAACTGTAGGTGCTGTTCAAATCCCTGGTACTCCTTCCACTCCGGATGCAAATTCCTGGATGCTGGCCTGCTCCAACGGTGGCAACCGTACATTTAATGCCAATGATGTCATTGCCTTAAATTATCTCTACCACTAA